A region from the Rhodamnia argentea isolate NSW1041297 chromosome 7, ASM2092103v1, whole genome shotgun sequence genome encodes:
- the LOC115749681 gene encoding uncharacterized protein LOC115749681 isoform X4: MGHRHLLGASQTFEGNHAQSWNNVNMEQPSMQLARGSSVENGTYFYPVENVAVNGVHYASHWTAPRPSEYVPLGHNDVLPHCQPNVVGLSQDSFVHAPNIGTFRASTENYACHGSSSSSASNYNGHAPYDVDGGFIDLMADGGRGHLKRKSPVIPSLCERGSSSRYYYPGSGSSSAPPVSSELRLDEPDIDSLQTPWDHLSANGDYTCNGPNSLSVRGEGPLRNVRSRYGVELDTSVSRTHVPTNPHNFIYTSNPVEHSRVVDLQGQSNGLTRDWSHTTVPPAYGRMLISGGYRDGPNQSFSGSSTVGSPIETGGSDFISRRNPIIRQGHLGSSSQPLRSVRSISSQRSSRDPRPSSSSLRSLQVGPSEERLPSGADGYSRHPRPPSATGWRNNDGARRSRVSTERFRSFPDDGSGRDQLEYEGFMIADRSGFYASRSVFDEHRDLRLDIDNMSYEELLALGERIGNVNTGLSEDAIAKCLTETVQYSSEKFQDQSRCVICLEEYQNMDDVGALKICGHDYHAGCIRKWLSMKNSCPICKAPGLDEGMKPT; the protein is encoded by the exons ATGGGGCATAGGCATTTATTGGGTGCATCTCAGACATTTGAGGGTAACCATGCTCAAAGCTGGAATAACGTGAATATGGAGCAACCAAGTATGCAATTAG CCAGGGGAAGTTCTGTAGAGAATGGTACTTACTTTTATCCTGTGGAGAATGTGGCGGTGAATGGAGTGCATTATGCTTCTCATTGGACTGCACCAAGGCCAAGTGAATATGTTCCTCTTGGTCACAATGATGTGTTGCCACATTGTCAACCCAATGTTGTTGGGCTATCTCAGGATTCTTTTGTGCATGCACCAAACATTGGGACATTCAGGGCATCGACAGAAAATTATGCATGTCATGGatcgtcgtcgtcatcggcGTCTAATTACAATGGGCATGCGCCATATGATGTTGATGGTGGATTTATTGATCTCATGGCTGATGGTGGAAGAGGTCACCTTAAGAGAAAAAGCCCTGTAATACCATCATTGTGTGAGAGAGGCAGTAGTAGCAGATACTACTATCCAGGAAGTGGAAGTTCCTCTGCTCCTCCTGTTTCTTCTGAATTACGGTTGGATGAACCAGACATTGACTCACTTCAAACGCCTTGGGATCATCTCTCTGCTAATGGAGATTACACCTGCAATGGGCCCAACAGCCTTTCAGTCAGGGGTGAGGGTCCTTTAAGGAATGTGAGAAGTCGTTATGGGGTTGAATTAGATACCAGTGTATCCAGGACACATGTGCCAACCAATCCGCACAATTTTATTTATACAAGCAACCCGGTTGAGCATTCTCGTGTGGTAGATCTTCAAGGCCAGTCTAATGGTCTAACACGTGACTGGAGCCATACCACTGTTCCTCCTGCTTATGGGAGGATGTTAATTTCAG GTGGATATAGAGATGGGCCGAACCAGTCTTTCAGTGGAAGCAGTACTGTTGGTTCTCCCATAGAGACCGGTGGATCTGATTTTATTTCTAGGAGGAATCCTATCATCCGTCAAGGTCATCTCGGATCCTCAAGCCAGCCACTGAGAAGTGTTCGTAGCATCTCTTCTCAAAGATCTAGCCGAGATCCCCGGCCTTCTTCAAGCAGCTTACGATCTTTACAAGTGGGACCCTCAGAAGAGAGACTGCCATCAGGTGCAGATGGTTACTCAAGACATCCAAGACCACCTTCTGCTACAGGATGGCGTAACAATGATGGGGCTCGGAGATCAAGGGTATCTACTGAAAGATTTCGGTCATTTCCTGATGACGGAAGTGGCCGTGATCAATTAGAGTACGAG GGATTCATGATTGCGGATCGCTCAGGCTTTTATGcttcaagaagtgtgtttgatgAGCACCGAGACTTGAGGCTAGACATAGATAACATGAGCTATGAG GAGCTGCTGGCATTGGGGGAAAGGATTGGTAATGTCAACACAGGCTTGTCTGAGGATGCAATAGCAAAATGTTTGACAGAAACTGTACAATATTCATCAGAGAAGTTTCAGGACCAAAGTAGATGTGTTATCTGCCTG GAGGAGTACCAAAACATGGACGATGTTGGGGCACTGAAAATTTGTGGCCATGATTACCATGCGGGCTGCATAAGAAAGTGGCTATCGATGAAGAACTCATGTCCAATTTGCAAAGCTCCGGGGCTGGACGAGGGCATGAAGCCAACCTAA
- the LOC115749681 gene encoding uncharacterized protein LOC115749681 isoform X5, protein MGHRHLLGASQTFEGNHAQSWNNVNMEQPTRGSSVENGTYFYPVENVAVNGVHYASHWTAPRPSEYVPLGHNDVLPHCQPNVVGLSQDSFVHAPNIGTFRASTENYACHGSSSSSASNYNGHAPYDVDGGFIDLMADGGRGHLKRKSPVIPSLCERGSSSRYYYPGSGSSSAPPVSSELRLDEPDIDSLQTPWDHLSANGDYTCNGPNSLSVRGEGPLRNVRSRYGVELDTSVSRTHVPTNPHNFIYTSNPVEHSRVVDLQGQSNGLTRDWSHTTVPPAYGRMLISGGYRDGPNQSFSGSSTVGSPIETGGSDFISRRNPIIRQGHLGSSSQPLRSVRSISSQRSSRDPRPSSSSLRSLQVGPSEERLPSGADGYSRHPRPPSATGWRNNDGARRSRVSTERFRSFPDDGSGRDQLEYEGFMIADRSGFYASRSVFDEHRDLRLDIDNMSYEELLALGERIGNVNTGLSEDAIAKCLTETVQYSSEKFQDQSRCVICLEEYQNMDDVGALKICGHDYHAGCIRKWLSMKNSCPICKAPGLDEGMKPT, encoded by the exons ATGGGGCATAGGCATTTATTGGGTGCATCTCAGACATTTGAGGGTAACCATGCTCAAAGCTGGAATAACGTGAATATGGAGCAACCAA CCAGGGGAAGTTCTGTAGAGAATGGTACTTACTTTTATCCTGTGGAGAATGTGGCGGTGAATGGAGTGCATTATGCTTCTCATTGGACTGCACCAAGGCCAAGTGAATATGTTCCTCTTGGTCACAATGATGTGTTGCCACATTGTCAACCCAATGTTGTTGGGCTATCTCAGGATTCTTTTGTGCATGCACCAAACATTGGGACATTCAGGGCATCGACAGAAAATTATGCATGTCATGGatcgtcgtcgtcatcggcGTCTAATTACAATGGGCATGCGCCATATGATGTTGATGGTGGATTTATTGATCTCATGGCTGATGGTGGAAGAGGTCACCTTAAGAGAAAAAGCCCTGTAATACCATCATTGTGTGAGAGAGGCAGTAGTAGCAGATACTACTATCCAGGAAGTGGAAGTTCCTCTGCTCCTCCTGTTTCTTCTGAATTACGGTTGGATGAACCAGACATTGACTCACTTCAAACGCCTTGGGATCATCTCTCTGCTAATGGAGATTACACCTGCAATGGGCCCAACAGCCTTTCAGTCAGGGGTGAGGGTCCTTTAAGGAATGTGAGAAGTCGTTATGGGGTTGAATTAGATACCAGTGTATCCAGGACACATGTGCCAACCAATCCGCACAATTTTATTTATACAAGCAACCCGGTTGAGCATTCTCGTGTGGTAGATCTTCAAGGCCAGTCTAATGGTCTAACACGTGACTGGAGCCATACCACTGTTCCTCCTGCTTATGGGAGGATGTTAATTTCAG GTGGATATAGAGATGGGCCGAACCAGTCTTTCAGTGGAAGCAGTACTGTTGGTTCTCCCATAGAGACCGGTGGATCTGATTTTATTTCTAGGAGGAATCCTATCATCCGTCAAGGTCATCTCGGATCCTCAAGCCAGCCACTGAGAAGTGTTCGTAGCATCTCTTCTCAAAGATCTAGCCGAGATCCCCGGCCTTCTTCAAGCAGCTTACGATCTTTACAAGTGGGACCCTCAGAAGAGAGACTGCCATCAGGTGCAGATGGTTACTCAAGACATCCAAGACCACCTTCTGCTACAGGATGGCGTAACAATGATGGGGCTCGGAGATCAAGGGTATCTACTGAAAGATTTCGGTCATTTCCTGATGACGGAAGTGGCCGTGATCAATTAGAGTACGAG GGATTCATGATTGCGGATCGCTCAGGCTTTTATGcttcaagaagtgtgtttgatgAGCACCGAGACTTGAGGCTAGACATAGATAACATGAGCTATGAG GAGCTGCTGGCATTGGGGGAAAGGATTGGTAATGTCAACACAGGCTTGTCTGAGGATGCAATAGCAAAATGTTTGACAGAAACTGTACAATATTCATCAGAGAAGTTTCAGGACCAAAGTAGATGTGTTATCTGCCTG GAGGAGTACCAAAACATGGACGATGTTGGGGCACTGAAAATTTGTGGCCATGATTACCATGCGGGCTGCATAAGAAAGTGGCTATCGATGAAGAACTCATGTCCAATTTGCAAAGCTCCGGGGCTGGACGAGGGCATGAAGCCAACCTAA
- the LOC115749681 gene encoding uncharacterized protein LOC115749681 isoform X3 has translation MSSYAVMGHRHLLGASQTFEGNHAQSWNNVNMEQPTRGSSVENGTYFYPVENVAVNGVHYASHWTAPRPSEYVPLGHNDVLPHCQPNVVGLSQDSFVHAPNIGTFRASTENYACHGSSSSSASNYNGHAPYDVDGGFIDLMADGGRGHLKRKSPVIPSLCERGSSSRYYYPGSGSSSAPPVSSELRLDEPDIDSLQTPWDHLSANGDYTCNGPNSLSVRGEGPLRNVRSRYGVELDTSVSRTHVPTNPHNFIYTSNPVEHSRVVDLQGQSNGLTRDWSHTTVPPAYGRMLISGGYRDGPNQSFSGSSTVGSPIETGGSDFISRRNPIIRQGHLGSSSQPLRSVRSISSQRSSRDPRPSSSSLRSLQVGPSEERLPSGADGYSRHPRPPSATGWRNNDGARRSRVSTERFRSFPDDGSGRDQLEYEGFMIADRSGFYASRSVFDEHRDLRLDIDNMSYEELLALGERIGNVNTGLSEDAIAKCLTETVQYSSEKFQDQSRCVICLEEYQNMDDVGALKICGHDYHAGCIRKWLSMKNSCPICKAPGLDEGMKPT, from the exons TTATGGGGCATAGGCATTTATTGGGTGCATCTCAGACATTTGAGGGTAACCATGCTCAAAGCTGGAATAACGTGAATATGGAGCAACCAA CCAGGGGAAGTTCTGTAGAGAATGGTACTTACTTTTATCCTGTGGAGAATGTGGCGGTGAATGGAGTGCATTATGCTTCTCATTGGACTGCACCAAGGCCAAGTGAATATGTTCCTCTTGGTCACAATGATGTGTTGCCACATTGTCAACCCAATGTTGTTGGGCTATCTCAGGATTCTTTTGTGCATGCACCAAACATTGGGACATTCAGGGCATCGACAGAAAATTATGCATGTCATGGatcgtcgtcgtcatcggcGTCTAATTACAATGGGCATGCGCCATATGATGTTGATGGTGGATTTATTGATCTCATGGCTGATGGTGGAAGAGGTCACCTTAAGAGAAAAAGCCCTGTAATACCATCATTGTGTGAGAGAGGCAGTAGTAGCAGATACTACTATCCAGGAAGTGGAAGTTCCTCTGCTCCTCCTGTTTCTTCTGAATTACGGTTGGATGAACCAGACATTGACTCACTTCAAACGCCTTGGGATCATCTCTCTGCTAATGGAGATTACACCTGCAATGGGCCCAACAGCCTTTCAGTCAGGGGTGAGGGTCCTTTAAGGAATGTGAGAAGTCGTTATGGGGTTGAATTAGATACCAGTGTATCCAGGACACATGTGCCAACCAATCCGCACAATTTTATTTATACAAGCAACCCGGTTGAGCATTCTCGTGTGGTAGATCTTCAAGGCCAGTCTAATGGTCTAACACGTGACTGGAGCCATACCACTGTTCCTCCTGCTTATGGGAGGATGTTAATTTCAG GTGGATATAGAGATGGGCCGAACCAGTCTTTCAGTGGAAGCAGTACTGTTGGTTCTCCCATAGAGACCGGTGGATCTGATTTTATTTCTAGGAGGAATCCTATCATCCGTCAAGGTCATCTCGGATCCTCAAGCCAGCCACTGAGAAGTGTTCGTAGCATCTCTTCTCAAAGATCTAGCCGAGATCCCCGGCCTTCTTCAAGCAGCTTACGATCTTTACAAGTGGGACCCTCAGAAGAGAGACTGCCATCAGGTGCAGATGGTTACTCAAGACATCCAAGACCACCTTCTGCTACAGGATGGCGTAACAATGATGGGGCTCGGAGATCAAGGGTATCTACTGAAAGATTTCGGTCATTTCCTGATGACGGAAGTGGCCGTGATCAATTAGAGTACGAG GGATTCATGATTGCGGATCGCTCAGGCTTTTATGcttcaagaagtgtgtttgatgAGCACCGAGACTTGAGGCTAGACATAGATAACATGAGCTATGAG GAGCTGCTGGCATTGGGGGAAAGGATTGGTAATGTCAACACAGGCTTGTCTGAGGATGCAATAGCAAAATGTTTGACAGAAACTGTACAATATTCATCAGAGAAGTTTCAGGACCAAAGTAGATGTGTTATCTGCCTG GAGGAGTACCAAAACATGGACGATGTTGGGGCACTGAAAATTTGTGGCCATGATTACCATGCGGGCTGCATAAGAAAGTGGCTATCGATGAAGAACTCATGTCCAATTTGCAAAGCTCCGGGGCTGGACGAGGGCATGAAGCCAACCTAA
- the LOC115749681 gene encoding uncharacterized protein LOC115749681 isoform X2, whose amino-acid sequence MSSYAVMGHRHLLGASQTFEGNHAQSWNNVNMEQPSMQLARGSSVENGTYFYPVENVAVNGVHYASHWTAPRPSEYVPLGHNDVLPHCQPNVVGLSQDSFVHAPNIGTFRASTENYACHGSSSSSASNYNGHAPYDVDGGFIDLMADGGRGHLKRKSPVIPSLCERGSSSRYYYPGSGSSSAPPVSSELRLDEPDIDSLQTPWDHLSANGDYTCNGPNSLSVRGEGPLRNVRSRYGVELDTSVSRTHVPTNPHNFIYTSNPVEHSRVVDLQGQSNGLTRDWSHTTVPPAYGRMLISGGYRDGPNQSFSGSSTVGSPIETGGSDFISRRNPIIRQGHLGSSSQPLRSVRSISSQRSSRDPRPSSSSLRSLQVGPSEERLPSGADGYSRHPRPPSATGWRNNDGARRSRVSTERFRSFPDDGSGRDQLEYEGFMIADRSGFYASRSVFDEHRDLRLDIDNMSYEELLALGERIGNVNTGLSEDAIAKCLTETVQYSSEKFQDQSRCVICLEEYQNMDDVGALKICGHDYHAGCIRKWLSMKNSCPICKAPGLDEGMKPT is encoded by the exons TTATGGGGCATAGGCATTTATTGGGTGCATCTCAGACATTTGAGGGTAACCATGCTCAAAGCTGGAATAACGTGAATATGGAGCAACCAAGTATGCAATTAG CCAGGGGAAGTTCTGTAGAGAATGGTACTTACTTTTATCCTGTGGAGAATGTGGCGGTGAATGGAGTGCATTATGCTTCTCATTGGACTGCACCAAGGCCAAGTGAATATGTTCCTCTTGGTCACAATGATGTGTTGCCACATTGTCAACCCAATGTTGTTGGGCTATCTCAGGATTCTTTTGTGCATGCACCAAACATTGGGACATTCAGGGCATCGACAGAAAATTATGCATGTCATGGatcgtcgtcgtcatcggcGTCTAATTACAATGGGCATGCGCCATATGATGTTGATGGTGGATTTATTGATCTCATGGCTGATGGTGGAAGAGGTCACCTTAAGAGAAAAAGCCCTGTAATACCATCATTGTGTGAGAGAGGCAGTAGTAGCAGATACTACTATCCAGGAAGTGGAAGTTCCTCTGCTCCTCCTGTTTCTTCTGAATTACGGTTGGATGAACCAGACATTGACTCACTTCAAACGCCTTGGGATCATCTCTCTGCTAATGGAGATTACACCTGCAATGGGCCCAACAGCCTTTCAGTCAGGGGTGAGGGTCCTTTAAGGAATGTGAGAAGTCGTTATGGGGTTGAATTAGATACCAGTGTATCCAGGACACATGTGCCAACCAATCCGCACAATTTTATTTATACAAGCAACCCGGTTGAGCATTCTCGTGTGGTAGATCTTCAAGGCCAGTCTAATGGTCTAACACGTGACTGGAGCCATACCACTGTTCCTCCTGCTTATGGGAGGATGTTAATTTCAG GTGGATATAGAGATGGGCCGAACCAGTCTTTCAGTGGAAGCAGTACTGTTGGTTCTCCCATAGAGACCGGTGGATCTGATTTTATTTCTAGGAGGAATCCTATCATCCGTCAAGGTCATCTCGGATCCTCAAGCCAGCCACTGAGAAGTGTTCGTAGCATCTCTTCTCAAAGATCTAGCCGAGATCCCCGGCCTTCTTCAAGCAGCTTACGATCTTTACAAGTGGGACCCTCAGAAGAGAGACTGCCATCAGGTGCAGATGGTTACTCAAGACATCCAAGACCACCTTCTGCTACAGGATGGCGTAACAATGATGGGGCTCGGAGATCAAGGGTATCTACTGAAAGATTTCGGTCATTTCCTGATGACGGAAGTGGCCGTGATCAATTAGAGTACGAG GGATTCATGATTGCGGATCGCTCAGGCTTTTATGcttcaagaagtgtgtttgatgAGCACCGAGACTTGAGGCTAGACATAGATAACATGAGCTATGAG GAGCTGCTGGCATTGGGGGAAAGGATTGGTAATGTCAACACAGGCTTGTCTGAGGATGCAATAGCAAAATGTTTGACAGAAACTGTACAATATTCATCAGAGAAGTTTCAGGACCAAAGTAGATGTGTTATCTGCCTG GAGGAGTACCAAAACATGGACGATGTTGGGGCACTGAAAATTTGTGGCCATGATTACCATGCGGGCTGCATAAGAAAGTGGCTATCGATGAAGAACTCATGTCCAATTTGCAAAGCTCCGGGGCTGGACGAGGGCATGAAGCCAACCTAA
- the LOC115749681 gene encoding uncharacterized protein LOC115749681 isoform X1, whose amino-acid sequence MMLGISMLQMHSTLPGHFKIKTFLNIMGHRHLLGASQTFEGNHAQSWNNVNMEQPSMQLARGSSVENGTYFYPVENVAVNGVHYASHWTAPRPSEYVPLGHNDVLPHCQPNVVGLSQDSFVHAPNIGTFRASTENYACHGSSSSSASNYNGHAPYDVDGGFIDLMADGGRGHLKRKSPVIPSLCERGSSSRYYYPGSGSSSAPPVSSELRLDEPDIDSLQTPWDHLSANGDYTCNGPNSLSVRGEGPLRNVRSRYGVELDTSVSRTHVPTNPHNFIYTSNPVEHSRVVDLQGQSNGLTRDWSHTTVPPAYGRMLISGGYRDGPNQSFSGSSTVGSPIETGGSDFISRRNPIIRQGHLGSSSQPLRSVRSISSQRSSRDPRPSSSSLRSLQVGPSEERLPSGADGYSRHPRPPSATGWRNNDGARRSRVSTERFRSFPDDGSGRDQLEYEGFMIADRSGFYASRSVFDEHRDLRLDIDNMSYEELLALGERIGNVNTGLSEDAIAKCLTETVQYSSEKFQDQSRCVICLEEYQNMDDVGALKICGHDYHAGCIRKWLSMKNSCPICKAPGLDEGMKPT is encoded by the exons TTATGGGGCATAGGCATTTATTGGGTGCATCTCAGACATTTGAGGGTAACCATGCTCAAAGCTGGAATAACGTGAATATGGAGCAACCAAGTATGCAATTAG CCAGGGGAAGTTCTGTAGAGAATGGTACTTACTTTTATCCTGTGGAGAATGTGGCGGTGAATGGAGTGCATTATGCTTCTCATTGGACTGCACCAAGGCCAAGTGAATATGTTCCTCTTGGTCACAATGATGTGTTGCCACATTGTCAACCCAATGTTGTTGGGCTATCTCAGGATTCTTTTGTGCATGCACCAAACATTGGGACATTCAGGGCATCGACAGAAAATTATGCATGTCATGGatcgtcgtcgtcatcggcGTCTAATTACAATGGGCATGCGCCATATGATGTTGATGGTGGATTTATTGATCTCATGGCTGATGGTGGAAGAGGTCACCTTAAGAGAAAAAGCCCTGTAATACCATCATTGTGTGAGAGAGGCAGTAGTAGCAGATACTACTATCCAGGAAGTGGAAGTTCCTCTGCTCCTCCTGTTTCTTCTGAATTACGGTTGGATGAACCAGACATTGACTCACTTCAAACGCCTTGGGATCATCTCTCTGCTAATGGAGATTACACCTGCAATGGGCCCAACAGCCTTTCAGTCAGGGGTGAGGGTCCTTTAAGGAATGTGAGAAGTCGTTATGGGGTTGAATTAGATACCAGTGTATCCAGGACACATGTGCCAACCAATCCGCACAATTTTATTTATACAAGCAACCCGGTTGAGCATTCTCGTGTGGTAGATCTTCAAGGCCAGTCTAATGGTCTAACACGTGACTGGAGCCATACCACTGTTCCTCCTGCTTATGGGAGGATGTTAATTTCAG GTGGATATAGAGATGGGCCGAACCAGTCTTTCAGTGGAAGCAGTACTGTTGGTTCTCCCATAGAGACCGGTGGATCTGATTTTATTTCTAGGAGGAATCCTATCATCCGTCAAGGTCATCTCGGATCCTCAAGCCAGCCACTGAGAAGTGTTCGTAGCATCTCTTCTCAAAGATCTAGCCGAGATCCCCGGCCTTCTTCAAGCAGCTTACGATCTTTACAAGTGGGACCCTCAGAAGAGAGACTGCCATCAGGTGCAGATGGTTACTCAAGACATCCAAGACCACCTTCTGCTACAGGATGGCGTAACAATGATGGGGCTCGGAGATCAAGGGTATCTACTGAAAGATTTCGGTCATTTCCTGATGACGGAAGTGGCCGTGATCAATTAGAGTACGAG GGATTCATGATTGCGGATCGCTCAGGCTTTTATGcttcaagaagtgtgtttgatgAGCACCGAGACTTGAGGCTAGACATAGATAACATGAGCTATGAG GAGCTGCTGGCATTGGGGGAAAGGATTGGTAATGTCAACACAGGCTTGTCTGAGGATGCAATAGCAAAATGTTTGACAGAAACTGTACAATATTCATCAGAGAAGTTTCAGGACCAAAGTAGATGTGTTATCTGCCTG GAGGAGTACCAAAACATGGACGATGTTGGGGCACTGAAAATTTGTGGCCATGATTACCATGCGGGCTGCATAAGAAAGTGGCTATCGATGAAGAACTCATGTCCAATTTGCAAAGCTCCGGGGCTGGACGAGGGCATGAAGCCAACCTAA